Genomic segment of Bacteroides stercoris ATCC 43183:
CAGAAGATTGAGTCTGTGGGAATACCCTTGAAGGATTGGAACATCCAAATCAACTATGGGATAAAAACTGGTTTCAATGATGCTTTTATCATTTCTACCGAAAAGCGTGATGAGATACTAGCGAATTGTCAAACAGAAGATGAACGTGTTCGGACGGCTGAACTTATACGACCGATTCTTCGTGGCAGGGATATCAAGAGATATGAATATGAATGGGCGGACTTGTGGATTATAGCCACATTTCCTTCGCGGCATTATGATATAGAAAGTTATCCTGCGGTGAAAAATTATCTTCTGTCAATTGGCATAGAGCGTTTAGAACAAACAGGAGAAACTCATATTGTTAATGGCAAAAAAATAAAAGCCCGAAAGAAAACTAGTAACGAGTGGTTTGAAACACAAGATAGCATCAGTTATTGGGAGGATTTTTCTAAGCCAAAAATTGTATGGAAAATAATCGGAAACCAAATGGCTTTTGCATATGATGCCAACAATTATGTAATGAACAATGCCTGTTATATTATGACAGGCGATCATTTGGATTATCTGTTGGCAGTATTGAATTTTCCAATAACTGAAGTAACCTTCGTGTAATCATACGAGTCTGTGATTTCCTGCGTTTACGCAGTTTGCTATAAGCAAGATAGGCACGGCGTACATCAAGATACTTGTTACGGGGACGTTGTATGTGCAAGGTCTGGCAATGTTTGCACAGATGACGATGAAGCCATACAATACCTTCCCATAAGAGTTTGGTATCAGTAGGAAAACGCAGATGACTTTCATAACAGGTGGCATCGGTCATACAGACATGAAGGTTCTCAAGATAAGGTTTCCAATGCTCGGCAAGAATGAGCTGGAGGGGCTCAACGTCAAGGCGATGCGCTAGTTCCTGACGAATTGCACTAACGATTTTAGGATTGGTTAGTGGATGAAGCGGATCAATCTGAACACCACAAAACAACTGGTAATGAATATTACCGTTTAAATGCTCAATCAGTTGTGCATCGGAAAAGTTGGTATAGGACTTCAAGACCATCAAGGCTATTTTACCTTCGGGAGAAAAATAACTTTTACGACCCAAAGCAGAGGACTTCAAATGCATTTGTCGGGCCAGTTCCGAGAAAGGAAACAGAGCATGGAGGCGACCTAATTCACTCGTTGCAAAACTTTGACGATATTTTTTTAGCATATCGAACTCGGTAAAACCTAAACGAGGTTCGATTTCTGAGATTTTTTGTATCTTTACCATGTGTTTTTATTTTAGATTACCCCCGTTTTGGCCGTCAAACCGTTTTTTTGGGGGAATGCTTAAAGATACAAAAAAGGCAACTAACTCGCAATGAATTAGTTGCCTTAAATTTTATTATTTTAGGAATATCCCTGTTTTAATGATTGGTGTCTGGAACTGGTTGAGGAGTTATACTATAGACATTTACTGAATGTCCCTGTATAGTGTCGATAATATTAAAGAAAAACTTGTTATCTCCCTATATGCCAAAGGAATGAGCGTGTCAGACATAGAAGAGGAGATGCGTGAAATCTATGAGATAGAACTGTCCACATCAGCTATTTCCATCATCACGAACAAAGTCAACCAGGCTGCTCAGGAATGGCAGAACCGCCCTTTGGATCCGGTCTATCTCATCGTTTGGATGATTCTACCTATTTTGACTTTTCAGCCTATTAATTGTTTTGGTAACTTCGTTCATTAGCTTTTGATTGGAAGTTCTAAATGTGTTAAGTTCTTTGATTATATCTGCTTTATTATAGTATAAATTATACCAGCCTAATGTTTCAGCAGCCAATATGCGAAGTTCTTCTTCTTGGCTTTCATTTTTTATAATGTTCAGTAATGGCTCAATAGCTTTAGCAATAGGTTTATTTCGGAACCTACTTATTTCGCTTTGTATCTGTTTGGTAGTACTTTCCGGACTGTCAATAAGTGCAAAATCTCTTTCAAGTCCTTTCTTTTGGCGAGGAAGGTATTCTAACAATTCATTCACATAGGAAGAATCGTAGAAAGACCAATCGGCAGCCTGTTTCTTCAATTCATTCAAAGCCATATCATGGTCGAACGTGTTGATAGCACTAAAAATTCTGAAACGATGGCGGTTTTCATGTCCGCGTAATAAATAGCTTTCTATCCATGCCGGCAACAATTCCGGATTGCAATTCTTTTCAACGTATTCCACCGCATAACGACGGATCAGTTCATAACTGTCGTTCATGGCTGTCTGCAATACATCGGCAACCTCTGTCGGATAGTTCAAAGCTAATAGGCGTAATGCTTCCAACCGCACAACGAAATAGTTCGATTCGTGGTAACTTTTCTTCAGCAACTCAACGAGACCACTATAATTTGCCATTGACAATTGACGGAGCGCCATTGCCTGCATGTCAGCCATAGGGGAATTCAGCTGTTTTTTCCAGAATGTAACATTTCCTTCCTGCGCAACTAAAGCTTGGTTGATGTCCATATCCAGCCCGGCATTATTGGTGAAGTGAAAAGTCGGGTCACCGATCAGATGATTTTCCAAGAAGCAGGTAAAACGAGTGAACTGCCCGATGCGCATACCGGCAGCTAACAAGCCGAGAAATTCATCCGGCCATTTATCTTGAATGGTGTTAACCGTACATCCCATAGTAGCAATGGTCTTACCCTTATTGAATATATAAGAGCCTACAATGTTGTCATCCAAATGGAAAGAACCGTTGAAACAAGCATCGAACAATATAAAACGCGCATTAGGAGTCAAAAGACGAATATCTTCAGTATAGATATCCATATTACGGTTTACAATGGAATCCGATTTTATTTTCTCCTCATCGAAAGCTTCCGCACACCAACTTTCAGGCACCCCATACTGCTTGGCATATTCTTTGATAGCAGCTTCACGCCCATGTTTCTTGGCGTATGAAGGCACTTTGCTTCGCAAGAATATTTTGGCATTCTCAATACTCAAATTAATACCGGAACCATTTTCATAGCCATTGATATACTGCATGGTGGGGCCACCGTGGTGATGGAATAGCATGACATCTAATCCTTCGCGCTGAATCTCGTTCAAGTATAATGGTTTCATCGGATAGCGCATGTTAAAATCATAGAACTTCACTGTATTACCCGATTTGAATATTTGCGGCAATTGCTCACGTAAGGCTATTTGCTCACCGCTCCATGCCAAAGGATCTTCAGAATTGTAACCATGGCCACGGGCCATAGTCAGTTGGTCAAATGCATTTTGCTTTGCTTTTTCGGCAACTGCCTTTTTTAAGTAATCGCGTAGCATCTGATAACGGTTCTCACCTTCTAAATGTAATGGACGGATACGGGCCGAATAAATATCCGGTGAAATATACTGTTTAGAATCAGCACGCAATGTCATATAATGATAGTCAGGTATCAAACTGTCTTGTTTAATATAATCAAATTTTAATCCGAAGTCATCATAATAACGGTCGGAAGGAACGCTTGATTTCTGCCAATTGGCTTTGGGAGACCTTTTGAAAGCCGAAGATAGATGATGTGCATCACGAATCATTGGAATAGGGATGTCACCTATAAATACGCAACCCTCCAAAGGCGTTTTCTCATTCTCATGCAATTTGACAAGTTGCTCACGAATAGGTTCGGGCCTTTTCCAATCATCAATTAGCAAGTAAGTACCTAAACCTTCTTTTTCTATACTGGTACGATAAGCATCAATTTCACTTTTCGCTTCATCATAACTTTTCTGATCGACTACAATTGCAAAAGTAGTCTTTGTTTTTATACTAGGATGTACAACTGTTTGCGCCTGCATATCCTGTAAGCACAAAGCGGTAATTGCCAAAAGGATGTATTTATTCATATTTATAAACTTAATCTTTTGATTGTCTGTTCAAGCTCTGCTTTTAAATCTTCCGGAAGATTGGCTGTTTGTTGCATCTTCTTTATTTCTTCAAGAATGTGTGGCCGTTGTACAGAATTAGTAAACCAACCTAATGCTTCGGCCATTACTACACGTACTTCCTGTGGATTACCGGCATCACGAATTACATTCAAATAATCATCCACGTGGAAATGGAATGTATAGTTACGCACATTGCGGATTGCACTGATACGTTTTGCTTCCGGTGCAGCTACATCCATCAAGGTCTGATGGACTTTTGCCTCTTGTACAAACATTCTTTCCAGGCTTCTTAGTAATCGTTTTTTCTCTTCGTTTTCATTCAAACGGTCAACTTTTGCATAAAAGTCTTCTATTGTCTTTTCTACTTTCTCTTTCGGATAAAGGCTTAAAGCCTTGTTGGCACTCATTTGTACGCGTAAGCGTTCATTATGTTCGACCAATGCTTCCACAATAGCGGGCAATAAGGAATCGTCACCTACAAATCCAGCATAAATGGCACTTTGGCGAGCTACCATTTCATAAGTATCGTTCAAACCTTCGCGTAATGCTTCGATGAAGTTGTCGTCCTGATAACGGCTCAACAACTTGATAGCTTCCATACGAACCGTATTGAAGCCACTTTCCCGGTACTTCTTCAGGAGCAACGGAGATAATTCCTTTTGGGTATCGGCGTCAGCCAGCATACGCATGGCCAAACTTTGTACATCAGCGTATGGGCTGTTTAACAAATTCTTCCAATAGGCTTTGTCATCTTTGTGTATTGTTATATCGGTACTTAAAGTATTGGCTTCGATAGGAGCAAAACGGAAAGTGGGATCACCAAACAAATGACCTTCAAGTGATACGATTAGCTTATTGTATTGCCCGGCTCGTACACCATGGGACAACAAACCAATCATTTCAATAGTCCAGCGGTCTTGCAATACGTTACGGGTATTTCCTTGTGCTACTAATGTCTGACCGTCATTAAAGATATATTGTCCTGCTATATAGTCGTTTTCGTGAAAAGAACCGTTGTAGCACGCATCAAACATTATCATCTTCGGATTAGTGGAAAGATTTCTCTTCATTAAATCTTCCGTTACGATACGTTCATCAGCGTAGTGAAGAGAGTCTGCTTCCCAGAACTTAGGATTGTCCAGGTCTTTAAAAAACACCTCATTCACTTGTCGTTTTTCCTGCATCTGAATACGTAAGGTGTCTTTGTCACGTTTTCCAACATGGGACATGACTGCATTATAAAGTGTACTCTTCAACATTTTATAACGATTATTGAAATCAGTGCATGCCAATTCATCATTAATAAGCTGCCCTGTTGGCATTCCATGTTCATGAAACATAAATAAGTCAAGGTCCTTTCGTTGCAATTCGCTGAATAACTTATATTTCATAGGGTGTTTCATTCGGAAGTTCCAATGTTTGAATCCCATTTGACGACCAAAAGCTAATGGAAAGTTCTCCATATAAGCTTTTTCGTCATCCATCCATACAATCAGGCAATCGGAATTGTAAGAAGCACCATTGAATGAGAATACCCGATCTAATTGATTATGCTTATCTGCCTTGGCAGCAGCAGCTTTCTTCAGATATGAGGCAATGGCCGCATATTTATCCCCTTCCTTTTTTTCCGGATACTTGATACGAGCTGAATAGAAAGTAGGATTTAGCCGCTGGGGACTGTCTTCTGTCAATTTGTAGTAGAAATGCTGATGATTTACTGAGTCTTGCCTGATGAACTCAAACTTTAAGTTCAGATCATCATAAAAGCGGTCGGTAGGTACGGAAGACTGATCCCAAGGAAAGGCTTTCTCATTCATTTTGAATGCAGTAGTCATGTGTTGCGCATTACGTACCAATGCGACAGGCACATCGCCGATTAAAACCAGACCTTCCAATGAAGGGCATTCTTGATATGTTTTGATGATTATCTGTTTGACTTGATCTGGATTTTGCCAGTCACCGCTGATCAGATAAGTTGCCAAACCATCATCTTCAACCGCAGTTTTGTACTGATGCATGGCATCTTTGGTATTTGCATAAGTTTGGTTATCTGTTATGATAGCAAAAGCGGTAGGTTGTTTGACCAATGGCTTTATGACTGTTGTTTGTGCATTTCCTGCCAATGGCAAAAGAAATGCCAGATATATTATTTTTTTAATCATGGCCAATTAATTTTTAAGTCTGTAATATGTACGGTCGGCTTCTTCACGAAGGTTCTCGGATAAGCTCTTATCTTTTCTCAGTTGATCGCATACCCGAAGGATGTCAGGCTTCCGATAAGAATGAGTGAACCAAGCAAAAGCCTCCAATAAACAGGTTTTTAGCTTTTCACTTTCACTGGAGTCGGTAAGTAAAGCCAAGAGGCCGTCTACACAGGCATGTGCCATATGATTTTTCAGAGAATTGCAATAAAGGATGCGCCAACGTTCGGAAGTTTCTTTGCTTAATAACTCTTTTTGCATGCTACGACTATTATTGGCATTCTCCAAAACCTTACGCATCTCCTCCTTGTCTTGCAACACATAGGTCTCAGCCATTACTTTATCAATTGCCGCCTGTACGGCTGCCTGATCAAAGACTTGAAGCCCCAAACTCACATTAAATGCCACACGCTCGGATAGGTTGTCTTCTACATAGGCTTTGATTTGCGGATAAACATACTCGTTCAGTCCCACATGTTGCATCATACGAACAGAGGTGCGACGAATAAATTCATAGGAATCCGTAATGGCCAAGTGTAAGACTTCCCGGAAGTTTTTGTCACTAATCTTCTCAAGCAATGCCAAGCAGGTGAAACGTACCATCATGAACGAGGAAGTTTCAAAAGTTTTTCTTAATAAATCAGAAATACCCGGATAGTCATTGCGATAAAGGTTGTGCAAAGCAAAATTCTGTATGTCGGCATAGGGCGACTGTAATAACTCCAACATGCGGGACTCGCTATATGGTTCTTTGAACAAAGCATTGGCATCTACCTCATTGATAGATTGAAAACGTAGAGTAGGGTCACCGGTAATGTGCGATTCGAGAATATTCGTCAATTTAGCCCATTGCCCCACTCGTGCTCCCATACCTAACAGGCCGAGCATCTCGTTTGCCATTTTATCTTGCAGTACATTGACTGAATTGGCAAAAGTAGTTACGCATTTTCCTTCCGACATGATATAACGTCCGGCAATGTAATCTTTTTCCCGGAAATCACCATTATAGCATGCATCGAAAATTACCATACGGCTATTAGGCTTAAACTCTGTAACTTCCGACAGGATAATACCGGTGCGCAGGTCTAGTAAAGAATCTTCTGCAATTACTTTGGGATCATCATAGCCTGCAATCCAAGTAGTGTCCAAACCGTATGTGTTTTTCATCATATCCAGCATTTCGTCGAAAGACTTTTTGTTGTTTTGCTTTCTACGCGCTAAACCACGATAATAGTACTTCATTGCATCTACATGAGCATTCCACCTATTAGTAGCGGGACTACCGGAAAGATATTGACGTTCGGGCATACCATGCTCATGAAAAATAGACAAGTCCAGATCTGTGCGTTTCAGCATATTAATGACATCGTCCTTGGGATAATCGCTGAAATTATAACGGATGAAACGGGCCCGTCCCTCTTTATCGAATACGCCCGGCATTTGTTCGCGAATAGTAAAGGTTTCCGGTGTCCATGCAGTCAATGAGTTAGAGTAAGAGCCATCACCTGTATAGGAGAAGAATTGGTCTAATTTATTGTTTATCTGGTGCTCAGCCACCACTTTTTTAAAATAGCGGCTGATTTGCGCATGCGGTTCTTCGCCGTTATCAACAGCTTTGACACGTGCAGAATATATGTCACACCGAATTTGCTGTGGAGATTTTATAGCCAAATTATAATAGAAGAAATTATTTTCGACACTGTCCTGTTTCAAAAAATCGAATTGTAGGTCGAAATCATCGTAGAAACGGTCGCTGGGCACTGAAGAATCTCTCCAGTCATTGTTTTTCTCATCCATTTTAAAAGCGGAAGTCATATGCTGGGCTTTGCGGAGCATTGGAATAGGGATATCACCGACAAATACCACTCCTTCCAATTTATCCTTTTTGTAGAGCTTAACAATAACTTTCTTTACATCTTCCGGTTTATTCCATTCATTGTATACGATGAACGTAGGCAACCCTTCCATTCCTAGAATCTCCTGATAGGCTTTAAGCTCGGCTTCACAAGCCTGAAATGTCCCTTTATCTGTAATTACAGCAAAAGAGGTGTCCTTTACTTTCACAGCCGGTTTAACAAATGTCTGTGCCCGCAGAGATAATATGCTGCAGAGCATCAAACTTCCAGTTATTAATTTACGCATGTTTTGTAATATAGATTTCGTTATGTAGCATTAAAAATTACATCCTAAACTTATCGATAAATGAGTACGCCCATCATAATCATAGTCAGAGGTATTTATACGATCGAATACAACTTTTGCAAATAAGTTCATACGTCTGTTTTCTCTGACTTGTTGCGAATACGTTATCGACCCGCCAATACGATAGTAATCACAGGTATAATAATTAGTCAGCCCTTGTTGTAATTCGGTTACAGTTGGATAGTCTGCATGGCTGCCACCATATACATATTCACCTCCCAGATTATTGTTATACGCAACATGAACATCTATTAAAAGCCTGCGATTCAAACTATTGCCTAAAACAAAATTTTTTTTGCCACCTAAGCCTAAAGATAAATTTTCTGCATTCTGTACAGAATTAGGCATTAAATATTCATCGTCTTGCTTGGTATAATTCACATTCAATTCTGCTTTCCAACTATATTCATTCCCGCGGTTTCTGCTTAATGCATAATTAAGAGAAGCGGTTTGTGCCTTGTACGTAGAACGGATGTTATTATATAATTCCACCCAGCCACTTTGTGATTCAGAGTTATCGCGTTGAGAAATATACTGAATACCATCGATGTTACGATTTGTATATGTGGTTCTCATATAATTGGTATAGTCCTTTCCTTCCTGAATCATCGTTAAAGAAACATGAGCAGTTTTATCTTTTACACCGGCTATTTTTTTAGGAGTCGTATAGCTCTGCTGAACAGTTTCCGCTTTTACATCGTAACTGCCCTCAAGCAGTAAATTGAAAGAGGGCATACTGAAGTTGTACTGGAGAGCTCCACCGAAACGGTCTCCAATATAATTGCTGGTTACACCGCTGCCTATTCCTTTTATGGCTGTTCCCAAACCGTATAATATATAATAGTCCTGATCCACATAAGAGTTGACATTACTCATTCTTGAGTCTTCCTTGATAGAACTATACTTGAAACTTGCACCAAACTTGTGTGAATTATTCAACTTGTAAGTAATCCCCGGCGTCAGTCCCAGCGTATAAAAACGGGTATTCACACGCGGGTCGCGCTGTTTGGCAGCTAATGTAGCTACATAATTACCTTCCAACCCCAATGCCCAATGATTACCAAGTAAAGGAGTAGCTGCACGAAACTTCAGATCGTAATATTGATTTCTCCATTTGCTTAAGTGCTGGTCTGCGACATAGTAAGGCATTCCCCTGAATGGATCGGCAATGGAGGCGTTATATCCGGCATCTGTCAGATTTTTTTGTGCAAAATTAAATGCTCCCCACACATATGCATTTTTCAGATTGATAAAGCCTTCACTGGATACACCTACGATAGCCTCTTTCTGCCCCTCTTGCGGACGGCAATAGTTTCCGTCCTGTAAGTCATATCCCAATATAACATTCGAATAATTCTGAATATCATCGAATGGCATACCGGCAGCATTCTGTGAATGAGACCATAGTCGTCTTGTTTTCAATTGTTCCATAGCGGCGGGAGAGAAGCCCTGTGCCGCTCCCACCATACTTACAAGGCAGGCTATCATTACCAGCAGGCAGCTTTTCATATAGTTCATATATTGTTTTTTCATTGTTCTGTCTTTTTAGTTAATTATTACAATGTGTGATTCCATGAAGGCATTTTTGCTCCATTACGACGCATTACAGGAACAACGCCACGTTCAAAGTCATCCGTACTGTTGTTTGTATCCTGATATATATATGTACCTGTTTCTTCGCGAATAATAGGATTACCTTCTTCGTCTGTGGACAATTTGCGAGCAATACCTAAACCGCAATAAGTAGCTCCTACCCAAGTAATACCTGCATCAAGTACACCGGGGACACGTTTTGCATTCATCTTTGACTCATTGTTTACTGCTTCAACAGCATCCAATACATATTTAATAGGTATTTTTGCATAATAAACATTGCTGTTCGGTTTGCTAAGATCTGTTGTCTTCATATTTTCATCGTTGACCGGATCCCAAGCTTCTCCTTCAGGAACACGAAAAATCACATAAGCACCTCCGAATACGGATGTCAAATATTGTGGTATACTTCCCATCTCTGCTTTTCCTTGGTAGAAAACATGTTGCATATCATAAGCTGCCTGGTCAGGGAAGTTTGGATTATTCATATTAAACTCAAACTCAGAACTACTGCCGTCTATAGGACTTTGAGGGTTATAGATGTCCAACTGATGGTTAGCGGCAAATTGAGAAATGATGCAAGATTCACCTGGCGCTAACGGATATTCGGTTCCATTTCCTGGAAATTTCCACACACGTTCTCCATATGCATAATTATTACCGTCCGCTTCCGGCCAAATAGGTAATTTAGTGGTAGCTGTACCCGGAGTTAAATTTGCGAAATAAATACCGTCCAAATACAAAATGTCAGCAGAGTTATTGTATATCTCATAGAACTGGTCTCGGAAATAGACTCCTCCTTTTTCCGGACGGCTACCGCAATAATAAATCTCCTTGAATATTAATGGGCTCACTTTAAGCCCTTGTACTTCAATATTCAATGCGCTACCATGCTTAAATAATGCCGCATTTACAGAATTGCCATTGATGTAGTATTCATTGTTTTCTGTATCGATCGCTGTACCGGATACTGTTACCGAATAAATTCCGGGGATAATTCCGTCAACTTTCACACTATTATCAGTTACTTCTTTTACATAATGTAAATCTTCATCGTAATTGTCGAACTTTACAGTCAGATCTTTCAGTGTGGATATATTTTCAACGGTAATATCCAAATATACATCCACTGTGATAGGATTCACTTCTGCTGTGCCAGACATGTCCCTGAACGAATCGCATCCTATCAAAAGGGTACTTGCCAATGTAAACAAATATATTAAATATTTTTTCATAACTTCCTAAACATTATAAAGTGAGTGATAATTCCAGCCCAAAGAAAAATCGGTTATTCAATTGAATATATGAACCCGGATTACGTTTGGATTCTCTGCGCGGATAACTTCTGAACATATTGTTGGCAAAGAAAGAAACACGTAGCATATTGCTAATTTCTTTAGTTACATTCAAGTTAAAACAAAAATAAGGACTGTATGATTCTTTTATAGCATTATTATGACTTACATTATTCAACATATATCCATATCCTGCATCCTTTACTTGCTGGGTAGTGGTATATTTCCCCTTGGGAAACATATTTACAGACGCATCTTCCAATGCTAAATAGCCCACAGGTATAGAATCGTTTCCAAATGTATTCCAATTAGACTGCTGCCAAATAGCTTGTGCTGTCATCGTAACAACAAAACCGATACGCGGGATATTGTGAGTGGCACGTAAAGTCGTTACAAATTGTTGTTTGTAACTTGCATTGCCTTCTTGAGAATAAATGGCCACCGGTTTACGGGCTGAAGCAGCATCTTCGCTATTGTCATAGAAGCTATAACCCTGACGCCAACTCTTAGTACGCATCCATGAGCCATTTATTTGGAAGGCCGTACGGATAGCATCAATACGTCCGATATTCAAATCAAATTCTAAACCTTTAGTTTCTATATTTAAATTATTAGTTGGTTTTGCATAAGTAGACAATACCGGTAGGCTACTACTAAGCTCTATCCCGTTTTCTGTGCGCTGGTATTCATTGTAGATAAATGTATTGAAGGTGTTGAAGGTTTGGCTCATTACATAACCATCCTTCAGACGCTCCTTATAAGCTATTACATTCAGATTGGTTTTACCCACTCGTAAATTAAAACCGACTTCTGCTTTATGATTTTGGGCAATCTTCAAATCTGAGTTATCTACTTGCCGAACTTCTGTGGTAGTCATAAACAAGCGCTGGCTTTCCGGAATATTTTCATTGGTAAGCTCATTTATATTGATATATTCAAAATATGCATTTTCTGGATATAAATAGAGAAGAGAAGGCATCTTTGCAGCAATACCGTAACCTCCCTGAAGACTTAATAGATTCGGAATCAAATCAATGGATGCATTTACACGTGGCGAGAAAATGCCTCCTACTACTGAGGTATGATCATAACGCACACCAGCCTGAATGTTCAAATCATGCGTACCGCTTATGGACCATTTGAAATTATCTTCCACATATGCACCAAATTGGTTAATGAAAGGAATATCCTTATAGTTACGTGGACGGAAAGATGAATTATGACCGTATTGACTACGATAAGGAGGAGTACTTGGGGCATAAGTTTTTCCTTTACCAACGTTACCGTCACTCCGGAAATCCGCACCAATCAAGATGCGGTTGTTTACATGACCGCTCGCCTTGAATAGAGAACTCGTCACTTTAGCAAACAAATTAACTTCACGACTATCGATCTCATAGTGTCCCAAATAGCTGCTTGGTAGATAAACAGCATAATGATTTATGTCTTCCGGTCCAAAATTAGTAATTTGATTACCATTGGCATCATAGATATGCTGACCTGCAAAGTTACTAAGTACCGCACCGTTTGTAGTGGTCATGGAATAAGGAGATGTAGCAGAACTGTATACGGTTTCATAATAACTGTCTTTATCCATATACGTACCTGACAATACATAGCGTAGTGTTTTTAACCAGCCCTTATTTATATTCCATGTACCATTGGTATTCAAAGTAAAACCTATATCGCGGCCTTCCGAAGCTGTTTTAGTTTGTTCATCATCAGGATTACGTTCACGTTGATCCTTACCATAAATAAAATCAAAGCTGGAATTGGTACGTAACTTATTATTAAAGAAAGTATTTGAATAGAGCAACTTTGTTGTGGCACGCTGATAGTGCTGGTAACTGGATATTGGATTATTCGTATTATAAGCATAATCTGCACTTACATTTAAAGCGCCTTTCTTTTTTCCAAGTTCAAAACCGGTTCCCATAGACACCTGATAGATATTGGGATTGGCTTTTGCTTTGACACGTAGCGGCTCACGACCAGC
This window contains:
- a CDS encoding TonB-dependent receptor; the protein is MLLMKKGILGCNIIYLFILICIGIALPIKSQNNYKVKLTGTVYEYDHNNKRLPLQFAAVSIPEIALGTTSDENGRYILENVPTGKIRMQIQYLGKVSIDTLINVNKDLVLNFTMRNEDFKLKEVTVTATNSRSGKSTSSHISRSAMDHMQATSLYDVMSLMPGGISQNQDMSSAQQINIRQVSSSSGPEAPMNAMGTAIIRDGAPISNNANLSAMSPTVLSGTETPASLAGGASPAGGTDVRSISTENIESIQIVRGIPSVEYGDLTSGAVIINTKAGREPLRVKAKANPNIYQVSMGTGFELGKKKGALNVSADYAYNTNNPISSYQHYQRATTKLLYSNTFFNNKLRTNSSFDFIYGKDQRERNPDDEQTKTASEGRDIGFTLNTNGTWNINKGWLKTLRYVLSGTYMDKDSYYETVYSSATSPYSMTTTNGAVLSNFAGQHIYDANGNQITNFGPEDINHYAVYLPSSYLGHYEIDSREVNLFAKVTSSLFKASGHVNNRILIGADFRSDGNVGKGKTYAPSTPPYRSQYGHNSSFRPRNYKDIPFINQFGAYVEDNFKWSISGTHDLNIQAGVRYDHTSVVGGIFSPRVNASIDLIPNLLSLQGGYGIAAKMPSLLYLYPENAYFEYININELTNENIPESQRLFMTTTEVRQVDNSDLKIAQNHKAEVGFNLRVGKTNLNVIAYKERLKDGYVMSQTFNTFNTFIYNEYQRTENGIELSSSLPVLSTYAKPTNNLNIETKGLEFDLNIGRIDAIRTAFQINGSWMRTKSWRQGYSFYDNSEDAASARKPVAIYSQEGNASYKQQFVTTLRATHNIPRIGFVVTMTAQAIWQQSNWNTFGNDSIPVGYLALEDASVNMFPKGKYTTTQQVKDAGYGYMLNNVSHNNAIKESYSPYFCFNLNVTKEISNMLRVSFFANNMFRSYPRRESKRNPGSYIQLNNRFFFGLELSLTL